Proteins found in one Maridesulfovibrio sp. genomic segment:
- the rodA gene encoding rod shape-determining protein RodA: MSPIDRRLLIHMNWFLLGLAAMLFFVGVLNLYSASGFRLEEGMSVSSFYQKQLIWGLMGFAGMITFMLFDYRHLRTIAWPLFWVTVILLACVPVIGKTIYGARRWLDLGFFNFQPSEMAKITILVIGAKILSRSGEPLDIKRLAYVVGVGLIPAGMVIIQPDLGSGLNILLILGGMILYRGLTPRLFKTLAVLGPCLIPVGWFFLHDYQKRRIVSFMNPASDPLGAGYHIIQSEIAIGSGRVWGKGFLGGTQSQLRFLPEKHTDFAIAVFGEEWGFAGAMFLLSLFCVFLYQMVATARDAKDLFGSYLAAGVFFYFFWQILINMGMVLGLMPVVGIPLPFISYGGSGTVVNLCLVGLVLNVSMRRYVFKQG, from the coding sequence ATGTCTCCCATTGACCGCAGATTACTTATCCATATGAACTGGTTCCTGCTGGGGTTGGCGGCGATGCTTTTTTTTGTAGGAGTATTGAATCTTTATTCCGCAAGCGGGTTCAGGCTGGAAGAGGGGATGAGTGTAAGTTCATTCTATCAGAAACAGCTCATCTGGGGATTGATGGGTTTTGCCGGTATGATCACTTTTATGCTTTTTGATTATCGTCATTTGCGCACCATTGCCTGGCCTCTGTTCTGGGTTACCGTCATCCTGCTGGCCTGCGTGCCTGTTATCGGAAAAACAATCTACGGTGCGCGGCGATGGCTCGACCTTGGCTTTTTCAATTTCCAGCCCAGTGAAATGGCGAAGATCACAATCCTTGTGATCGGGGCCAAGATCCTTTCCCGCAGCGGAGAGCCTCTGGATATAAAAAGATTGGCCTACGTGGTCGGAGTGGGGTTGATTCCAGCTGGTATGGTTATCATTCAGCCTGATTTAGGTTCCGGGCTGAATATTTTGCTCATACTCGGCGGCATGATTCTCTATCGCGGCTTAACTCCCAGACTGTTTAAAACTCTGGCTGTATTAGGTCCATGCCTCATTCCTGTGGGCTGGTTTTTCCTGCATGACTACCAGAAGCGGCGTATCGTATCTTTCATGAATCCGGCCAGTGATCCGCTTGGGGCCGGTTATCATATTATCCAGTCCGAAATAGCCATCGGCTCCGGACGGGTCTGGGGTAAAGGTTTTCTCGGTGGAACTCAGTCCCAGCTGCGTTTTCTACCGGAAAAGCATACTGACTTCGCCATCGCGGTTTTCGGGGAAGAGTGGGGGTTTGCAGGAGCCATGTTTCTGCTGTCCCTTTTCTGTGTTTTTCTCTACCAGATGGTGGCTACAGCCAGAGACGCAAAGGACCTGTTTGGCAGCTATCTTGCGGCAGGCGTGTTCTTTTATTTCTTCTGGCAAATCCTTATCAATATGGGTATGGTCCTCGGTCTAATGCCGGTAGTAGGCATACCTTTACCTTTTATCAGTTACGGCGGTAGTGGCACCGTAGTAAATTTGTGCCTCGTGGGACTTGTTCTTAACGTTTCCATGAGGCGTTACGTATTTAAACAGGGGTAG
- a CDS encoding polymer-forming cytoskeletal protein, translated as MAKDEINAFLGSGTDYQGKLNFQGAVRIDGNFNGEVESEGTLVVGREAKVEGALRVGQLVLSGCVTGEVFASEKAVLHKTANLQGNLVTPTLVVEEGAVLEGRVTMSSITSSAVETETEEIS; from the coding sequence ATGGCAAAAGACGAAATAAATGCATTTTTAGGCAGCGGAACCGATTATCAGGGCAAGCTGAATTTTCAGGGCGCTGTACGTATCGACGGCAATTTCAATGGTGAAGTTGAATCGGAAGGCACTCTGGTTGTTGGCCGTGAAGCCAAGGTTGAAGGAGCTTTGCGGGTCGGGCAGCTGGTGCTCAGCGGGTGTGTTACCGGTGAAGTATTTGCTTCCGAAAAAGCCGTCCTGCACAAGACCGCGAATCTGCAGGGTAATCTGGTGACTCCCACGCTTGTAGTAGAAGAAGGAGCTGTTCTTGAAGGTCGTGTGACCATGAGTTCTATCACCTCTTCTGCAGTTGAAACAGAAACAGAAGAAATTAGTTAA
- a CDS encoding ATP synthase F0 subunit B: MIDLDISFFIQLANFIITLLVLNLIMFRPIREIIRRRAELMSDQLSKVENFNAQAETKVKDYEAALDSTRKEGMELRNDFKDQGAAQEQTLLAEAGKVAAATLKEARAEVAADKSAAMKVLGGEVEAFAQKVTAKVLG; this comes from the coding sequence ATGATTGATTTAGATATTAGCTTTTTTATCCAGTTAGCGAACTTCATCATCACCCTTCTTGTTCTCAACCTTATTATGTTTCGTCCTATTCGTGAAATCATCAGAAGGCGCGCGGAGCTCATGAGCGACCAGCTTTCCAAGGTGGAAAATTTCAACGCACAGGCTGAAACAAAGGTTAAGGATTACGAAGCTGCTCTGGACTCTACCCGTAAAGAGGGAATGGAACTCCGGAACGACTTCAAAGATCAGGGAGCCGCTCAGGAACAGACATTGCTCGCCGAGGCCGGAAAAGTTGCAGCAGCAACTTTGAAGGAAGCTCGTGCGGAAGTTGCAGCCGATAAGAGTGCAGCGATGAAAGTTCTTGGTGGCGAAGTTGAAGCTTTTGCTCAGAAGGTTACAGCCAAGGTTCTTGGCTAG
- the atpF gene encoding F0F1 ATP synthase subunit B, protein MIMATTALSILLAAGAAYASGGEGAHEIPWANFGWRVLNLILVLGVLYKFAGEKISSLFKGRQAGIKQELSDLQSRKEAAEKKLRDVESSIANLEQEKDSILSEARTQGEAMKAAIIQKAEQTAEQIKAQAKVSAEQEVNIALDEMRAEMADQVVVAAEKIVKSKLTKAQHETLVDEYLTKVVL, encoded by the coding sequence ATGATCATGGCAACAACCGCTCTTTCCATACTGCTGGCAGCAGGCGCAGCCTATGCTAGCGGTGGAGAAGGGGCGCACGAGATTCCCTGGGCAAACTTCGGTTGGCGTGTACTTAACTTGATCCTCGTCCTCGGGGTCCTTTACAAGTTTGCAGGTGAGAAAATCTCATCTCTCTTTAAAGGCCGTCAGGCAGGTATCAAGCAGGAGCTTAGCGACTTGCAGTCCCGCAAGGAAGCTGCAGAGAAAAAGCTCCGCGACGTCGAATCAAGTATTGCTAATCTGGAACAGGAGAAGGATTCCATCCTTTCCGAGGCCAGAACTCAGGGCGAGGCCATGAAGGCGGCGATCATCCAGAAAGCCGAGCAGACTGCCGAGCAGATCAAAGCTCAGGCCAAAGTCTCCGCAGAGCAGGAAGTAAACATTGCGCTTGACGAAATGCGCGCAGAAATGGCCGATCAGGTCGTTGTTGCAGCAGAAAAGATCGTTAAGAGTAAGCTTACCAAAGCTCAGCACGAGACTCTGGTGGATGAATACTTAACAAAGGTGGTGCTCTAA
- a CDS encoding F0F1 ATP synthase subunit delta, producing the protein MTGNIVSRRYAKALFSVGQKQGEADLAAYGKALTELSQILEDSPEALRLFQNPVFSAEEKKAVLGKLLEKTSAGPVVKNFCSLLADKGRLPVIPEIASDYAGMLDNVQGVVRGKLVTAIKLTVKRQKEIKARLEEQLKSKLELEFGMDKDILGGVVLQVGDKVLDASIRAQLQMMKEQIKRGV; encoded by the coding sequence ATGACCGGGAACATAGTCTCACGCAGATACGCCAAGGCGCTGTTCTCTGTTGGCCAGAAGCAGGGAGAAGCAGACCTTGCGGCGTACGGTAAGGCACTGACCGAGTTGTCCCAGATACTGGAAGATTCCCCGGAGGCCCTGAGGCTCTTCCAGAATCCTGTTTTCAGTGCGGAAGAAAAAAAAGCCGTACTTGGAAAGTTGCTTGAGAAGACCTCGGCAGGACCTGTGGTAAAAAACTTTTGCAGCCTTCTGGCCGACAAAGGACGTCTGCCGGTTATTCCTGAGATCGCAAGCGACTACGCAGGAATGCTGGACAACGTTCAGGGTGTCGTCCGTGGCAAACTGGTGACTGCAATCAAGCTGACCGTAAAGCGTCAGAAAGAAATTAAAGCACGTCTTGAAGAACAGCTGAAAAGCAAACTCGAACTTGAGTTTGGAATGGATAAAGACATCCTCGGAGGTGTTGTTCTTCAGGTTGGCGATAAAGTTCTTGATGCAAGCATTCGCGCACAGCTGCAAATGATGAAAGAACAGATTAAAAGGGGTGTGTAG
- the atpA gene encoding F0F1 ATP synthase subunit alpha codes for MQIKAEEISKIIEDQIQNYESKVEMSETGTVLYVGDGIARVHGVENAMAMELLEFPGGLMGMVLNLEEDNVGVALLGDDTGIKEGDPVKRTGKLFSVPVGDAVMGRVVNPLGQPIDGLGPIESKETRPVELKAPGIIARKSVHEPMYTGLKAIDAMTPIGRGQRELVIGDRQVGKTAICVDAILAQKDSGIHCFYVAIGQKKAAVALVADILRKHGAMEYTTIVSATASEPAPLQFISAYTGATMAEYYRDGGKHALIAYDDLSKQAVAYRQMSLLLRRPPGREAYPGDVFYLHSRLLERSCKVNDSLGAGSLTALPIIETQAGDVSAYIPTNVISITDGQVYLEPNLFNSGVRPAINVGLSVSRVGGAAQVKAMKQVAGTLRLDLAQYRELAAFAAFGSDLDKATQQKLNRGARMVELLKQPQYKPMNVMQQVVSLYAGTRGYMDEVPVSAVRKYEDDLQEFIANAKPEILEGIKTKAALDDDLEGKLKAALEEFNKGFTA; via the coding sequence ATGCAGATTAAAGCGGAAGAAATCAGCAAAATCATTGAAGATCAGATTCAAAATTATGAGTCTAAGGTCGAGATGAGCGAAACCGGTACCGTTCTGTACGTTGGTGACGGTATTGCTCGTGTTCATGGTGTTGAGAACGCAATGGCTATGGAACTCCTCGAGTTTCCCGGCGGCCTGATGGGCATGGTTCTCAACCTCGAAGAAGATAACGTCGGTGTTGCCCTCCTGGGTGACGATACCGGCATCAAAGAGGGTGACCCGGTAAAACGTACCGGCAAGCTCTTCTCCGTACCTGTCGGTGACGCTGTTATGGGTCGCGTTGTGAACCCTCTCGGTCAGCCTATCGATGGTCTCGGACCCATTGAATCAAAAGAAACTCGTCCCGTTGAGCTTAAAGCTCCCGGTATCATCGCACGTAAGTCCGTACATGAACCCATGTACACAGGTCTGAAAGCGATTGATGCGATGACTCCTATCGGACGTGGTCAGCGCGAACTCGTTATCGGTGACCGTCAGGTCGGTAAAACCGCTATTTGTGTTGACGCAATTCTCGCTCAGAAAGATTCTGGTATCCACTGCTTCTACGTAGCTATCGGTCAGAAAAAAGCAGCAGTTGCTCTTGTTGCTGACATTCTGCGTAAGCACGGTGCAATGGAATATACCACAATCGTTTCTGCAACAGCTTCTGAACCTGCACCTCTGCAGTTTATTTCTGCTTACACAGGTGCAACCATGGCTGAGTACTACCGTGACGGTGGTAAACACGCCCTCATCGCATATGATGACCTTTCCAAACAGGCTGTTGCTTACAGACAGATGTCTCTCCTGCTTCGTCGCCCTCCGGGACGTGAAGCATATCCCGGTGACGTTTTCTACCTGCACTCACGTCTCCTCGAGCGTTCCTGCAAGGTAAATGATAGCCTTGGCGCCGGTTCTTTGACCGCACTGCCTATCATTGAAACTCAGGCCGGTGACGTATCCGCATATATTCCGACCAACGTAATTTCCATTACTGACGGTCAGGTTTACCTTGAGCCCAACCTCTTCAACTCCGGTGTCCGTCCTGCGATTAACGTTGGTCTGTCCGTATCACGAGTTGGTGGTGCCGCTCAGGTTAAAGCCATGAAACAGGTTGCCGGTACTCTGCGTCTTGACCTTGCTCAGTATCGTGAACTCGCAGCTTTCGCAGCTTTCGGTTCCGATCTGGATAAGGCTACCCAGCAGAAGCTGAATCGCGGTGCCCGCATGGTTGAGCTTCTTAAGCAGCCTCAGTACAAGCCCATGAACGTAATGCAGCAGGTCGTCTCCCTGTACGCCGGTACCCGTGGCTACATGGATGAAGTCCCAGTTTCCGCAGTACGTAAATATGAAGATGATCTTCAGGAATTTATCGCAAATGCGAAACCTGAAATCCTCGAAGGAATCAAGACCAAAGCGGCTCTTGACGACGATCTCGAAGGCAAGCTGAAGGCCGCTCTTGAAGAGTTTAATAAAGGTTTCACAGCTTAA
- a CDS encoding F0F1 ATP synthase subunit gamma, which translates to MASLKDVQNQIVSIKKTKQITKAMNMVASAKLRGAQDRIERFRPYADKFYEMLGDLAAGADSSVHPLLEVHEEIKSVGIVLATSDRGLCGSFNTNMINAALKLAAKKKAEGKAVKFYCVGKKGAAAVKKTEHEIIEAYNDDMSSFDFNLAASIGNKVIDAYLAEDLDEVYLVFGKFVSVASQLATELQILPMSSEAADEEAEAGSSSEYIYEPSVEGLLAELLPRFVKVQVYRGLLDTSCSEHAARMAAMDNASRACDDMTETLTLLYNKTRQAAITADLMDIVGGAEALKG; encoded by the coding sequence ATGGCTTCTCTTAAGGATGTCCAAAACCAGATTGTCAGTATTAAAAAGACTAAGCAGATCACCAAAGCGATGAACATGGTTGCGTCGGCGAAGCTGCGTGGTGCTCAGGATAGAATTGAGCGCTTCCGCCCCTATGCCGATAAATTCTATGAAATGCTCGGCGATCTCGCAGCTGGTGCGGATTCCTCCGTTCACCCTCTGCTTGAAGTTCACGAAGAGATCAAAAGCGTAGGTATCGTCCTCGCTACTTCCGATCGCGGACTTTGCGGTAGTTTTAATACTAATATGATAAATGCAGCCCTTAAGCTGGCTGCTAAAAAGAAGGCTGAAGGTAAAGCTGTAAAGTTCTACTGTGTAGGTAAAAAAGGCGCTGCCGCCGTTAAAAAGACTGAGCACGAAATCATTGAAGCTTACAATGACGACATGAGCTCTTTCGACTTTAATCTGGCTGCTTCTATCGGTAACAAAGTTATCGACGCCTACCTCGCGGAAGATCTTGACGAAGTTTACCTTGTCTTCGGAAAGTTCGTAAGCGTTGCCAGCCAGCTTGCAACCGAGCTTCAGATTCTGCCCATGTCTTCCGAGGCAGCAGATGAAGAGGCCGAAGCAGGCAGCTCAAGCGAATACATTTATGAACCTTCTGTTGAAGGCCTTCTCGCGGAGCTTCTGCCCCGTTTTGTAAAGGTTCAGGTTTATCGCGGTCTGCTCGACACATCCTGCAGTGAACACGCTGCTCGTATGGCCGCTATGGATAACGCATCCAGAGCTTGCGACGATATGACCGAAACTCTGACCTTGCTTTATAACAAAACCAGGCAGGCCGCTATTACCGCGGATCTTATGGACATTGTCGGCGGCGCAGAAGCGCTGAAAGGATAA
- the atpD gene encoding F0F1 ATP synthase subunit beta, translating into MSKVTGKIVQVIGAVVDVEFPEGQLPNILTAVQIDNPNNTDAPDLICEVAQHLGDNVVRTIAMDATEGLVRGMDVVAEGKAISVPVGDGVLGRILNVVGRPVDELGPIDCDKDMPIHRAAPEFTEQSTSVELLETGIKVVDLLVPFPKGGKMGLFGGAGVGKTVILMEMINNIAKQHGGKSCFAGVGERTREGNDLYHEMKDAGVLEKSALVYGQMNEPPGARARVALTALTIAEYFRDVEGEDVLLFIDNIFRFTQAGSEVSALLGRMPSAVGYQPTLGTDLGGLQERITSTNKGSITSVQAVYVPADDLTDPAPATTFSHLDGTLVLSRQIAELGIYPAVDPLDSTSRILDPNILGAEHYATAREVQMVLQKYKDLQDIIAILGMDELSDEDKQTVARARRIQRFLSQPFHVAEVFTGTPGVYVKLEDTIKAFRGILDGEYDDMAENSFYMVGAIEEAIEKEKNK; encoded by the coding sequence ATGAGTAAAGTTACAGGTAAAATTGTTCAGGTTATCGGCGCGGTTGTTGACGTCGAATTTCCTGAAGGGCAATTGCCCAACATTCTGACTGCGGTCCAGATTGATAACCCGAACAACACTGATGCACCTGATCTTATTTGTGAAGTTGCACAGCACCTTGGTGACAACGTTGTTCGTACCATCGCTATGGACGCAACCGAAGGTCTCGTTCGCGGTATGGACGTTGTAGCTGAAGGTAAAGCTATCTCCGTACCCGTTGGCGACGGCGTTCTCGGTCGTATTCTCAACGTCGTTGGTCGCCCTGTTGATGAACTGGGTCCCATCGATTGTGATAAAGATATGCCTATTCACCGTGCAGCACCTGAATTTACCGAGCAGTCTACAAGTGTTGAACTGCTGGAAACCGGTATCAAGGTTGTTGACCTTCTTGTTCCCTTCCCCAAGGGTGGTAAGATGGGCCTCTTCGGCGGCGCTGGTGTTGGTAAAACCGTTATTCTCATGGAAATGATTAACAACATTGCGAAACAGCACGGTGGTAAATCTTGCTTCGCAGGTGTTGGTGAGCGTACCCGTGAAGGTAACGACCTCTACCATGAAATGAAAGACGCAGGCGTTCTCGAGAAGTCTGCTCTCGTATACGGACAGATGAACGAACCTCCGGGGGCTCGTGCTCGTGTTGCACTGACCGCTCTGACCATCGCTGAGTACTTCCGTGACGTTGAAGGTGAAGACGTTCTTCTCTTTATTGATAACATCTTCCGCTTCACCCAGGCAGGTTCTGAGGTATCCGCACTTCTCGGTCGTATGCCTTCCGCAGTTGGTTACCAGCCTACTCTCGGTACTGACCTTGGTGGACTTCAGGAACGTATTACTTCTACTAACAAAGGTTCCATTACCTCTGTTCAGGCTGTTTACGTCCCCGCGGATGACTTGACTGACCCCGCACCGGCAACCACCTTCTCTCACCTTGACGGTACTCTCGTTCTTTCCCGTCAGATTGCAGAGCTTGGTATTTACCCCGCGGTTGACCCTCTTGACTCCACCTCCCGTATCCTCGACCCCAACATTCTTGGTGCCGAACACTACGCAACTGCTCGTGAAGTTCAGATGGTTCTGCAGAAATATAAAGACCTTCAGGACATCATCGCCATTCTCGGTATGGATGAATTGTCCGATGAAGATAAACAGACTGTTGCACGTGCACGCCGCATCCAGCGTTTCCTCTCCCAGCCCTTCCACGTTGCTGAAGTTTTCACCGGTACTCCCGGCGTTTACGTAAAGCTGGAAGATACTATCAAGGCTTTCAGAGGAATCCTCGACGGCGAATACGATGACATGGCTGAAAACTCTTTCTATATGGTTGGCGCAATCGAAGAAGCCATTGAAAAAGAGAAAAACAAATAG
- a CDS encoding F0F1 ATP synthase subunit epsilon, with translation MASKLLLEIVTPDRKVLSQEVDYVGAPGIEGEFGIMANHIPFLSALGVGNLYFKEGNRTHYIFVSGGFAEVGSNKVTILAEVAEKAVEIDIARAQKAQEKAKARLAKAQDRIESARAQAALQRALARLSCKDAAQKAGTTTH, from the coding sequence ATGGCTAGTAAGCTCCTTTTGGAAATCGTTACTCCTGATCGCAAGGTCCTTTCCCAGGAAGTCGACTATGTCGGCGCTCCCGGGATTGAGGGTGAGTTTGGTATTATGGCCAATCACATACCCTTTCTTTCGGCTCTCGGCGTAGGTAACCTCTACTTTAAAGAAGGTAACCGCACTCACTATATCTTTGTTTCCGGCGGCTTTGCCGAAGTAGGAAGCAATAAAGTGACCATTCTCGCCGAAGTTGCTGAAAAGGCCGTTGAGATCGACATCGCTCGGGCTCAAAAAGCTCAGGAAAAAGCGAAGGCTCGTTTGGCTAAAGCACAGGATCGCATTGAATCTGCTCGCGCGCAGGCCGCTCTTCAGAGGGCGCTCGCACGTTTGAGCTGTAAAGATGCGGCCCAAAAGGCCGGGACTACCACTCACTAG
- the glmU gene encoding bifunctional UDP-N-acetylglucosamine diphosphorylase/glucosamine-1-phosphate N-acetyltransferase GlmU, whose protein sequence is MNNSFACALVLAGGKGTRMHSDSPKVLKSLLGESMLYYVYKALGPSIGESIFTIVGFAAEQVEKAFPEMKDRFVLQEEQLGTGHALQMGWERIKAACVEYCLVINGDTPLVQESVISDFLESVKNDGADLAFMSITPDDPASFGRVIRGQDGQVVAIVEAKDYDEAVHGPVSGEVNAGLYCLKISSVDGLLSKLSNKNNSGEYYITDLVDLAVECGMNVTAVNVGKSIDMMGINSPFELAQAETALKLRTAEQLLKSGVTLHNWDSVVVGPGVVVEPGVEITGPCEIYGQSVIKRGAVIQSHVRIVDSVVESGALIKAYSHLEEAHVGSDCMVGPYGRLRPGAVLEEGSKIGNFVEVKKAVLGKGAKASHLTYLGDSEIGAGTNIGAGTITCNYDGVNKHKTVIGEGAFIGSNTALVAPVTIGAGALIGAGSTITKNVKDGDLGVARGKQVNISRTFKKS, encoded by the coding sequence ATGAATAATTCATTTGCCTGCGCTCTTGTTCTCGCTGGGGGAAAGGGTACCCGCATGCATTCGGATAGCCCTAAGGTTCTAAAATCTTTGCTTGGCGAATCCATGCTCTATTATGTATATAAGGCTTTAGGGCCGTCTATTGGCGAGTCCATTTTTACCATAGTCGGTTTTGCTGCCGAACAGGTGGAAAAAGCTTTTCCAGAAATGAAAGACCGCTTCGTCCTTCAGGAAGAACAACTTGGGACAGGACATGCCCTGCAAATGGGATGGGAGCGTATTAAAGCTGCCTGCGTTGAATACTGTCTGGTAATCAACGGAGATACCCCGCTTGTTCAGGAGTCGGTAATAAGCGATTTTCTCGAGTCCGTTAAAAATGATGGAGCTGATCTCGCTTTTATGAGTATAACCCCTGACGACCCTGCTTCATTCGGCCGGGTTATTCGTGGACAGGACGGTCAGGTTGTCGCTATTGTTGAAGCCAAGGATTATGATGAGGCCGTTCATGGCCCGGTAAGTGGCGAAGTTAATGCAGGCCTTTATTGTCTGAAGATTTCTTCTGTCGATGGACTGCTTAGTAAGTTGAGCAACAAGAATAATAGCGGTGAGTATTATATTACTGATCTTGTTGACCTTGCCGTGGAATGTGGCATGAACGTCACCGCAGTTAATGTCGGAAAATCTATCGACATGATGGGCATCAACAGCCCCTTTGAACTGGCTCAGGCTGAGACTGCGCTTAAGTTGCGAACTGCTGAGCAGCTGCTCAAAAGCGGAGTGACTTTGCATAATTGGGATTCTGTTGTTGTCGGTCCCGGTGTAGTAGTTGAACCGGGAGTCGAAATTACAGGACCTTGCGAGATTTACGGTCAATCTGTAATTAAACGCGGTGCAGTTATTCAGTCACACGTGCGCATTGTGGACAGTGTCGTAGAAAGCGGTGCTTTGATCAAAGCTTATAGTCATCTTGAAGAAGCGCATGTTGGTTCTGATTGTATGGTAGGCCCTTATGGTCGCCTCCGTCCTGGAGCTGTATTGGAAGAAGGTTCCAAGATTGGAAATTTTGTTGAGGTGAAAAAAGCTGTACTCGGCAAGGGAGCCAAGGCCAGCCATCTGACATATCTCGGTGATAGTGAAATAGGTGCAGGCACCAACATCGGTGCCGGTACAATCACCTGCAACTATGACGGTGTAAATAAACATAAAACCGTCATCGGTGAAGGTGCATTTATCGGTAGTAACACAGCCTTGGTGGCCCCGGTTACTATAGGTGCCGGCGCGCTGATCGGAGCCGGTTCCACAATCACTAAGAATGTAAAAGATGGTGATCTTGGTGTTGCCAGAGGCAAGCAGGTCAATATTTCCCGGACTTTTAAGAAGTCTTGA
- a CDS encoding cell division protein ZapA has protein sequence MPRYTIPVLGLEISFKTDADKERIEAAKDVLEERFGELVRGGKDVSREKLLTCLALSLADDYLEHSRKLETMEEKINALLEK, from the coding sequence ATGCCCCGTTATACTATACCCGTTCTCGGTCTTGAAATTTCATTTAAGACGGATGCGGATAAAGAAAGAATTGAAGCCGCTAAGGATGTGCTCGAAGAGAGATTCGGCGAGCTTGTCCGGGGTGGAAAGGATGTCAGCAGGGAAAAATTGCTAACCTGTCTGGCACTTAGTTTAGCCGATGACTACCTTGAACACAGCCGCAAGCTAGAAACAATGGAAGAGAAAATTAACGCGCTGTTAGAGAAGTGA
- the rny gene encoding ribonuclease Y, translating into MFGDFFLILFGIALGAAGGYALHRYVNSKRLADSQGLADRIVQEARKEAEAMKKEIKLQGQDEVYALKKEQENEYKEMERGLKRQEERLQEKEERLENKLEKVASKESEVLALEKRMIKQEKKLEGLREDLEKRKDEHERRLQEVSGLTAEEAREKLMTEIESRTRHEAAKMVRSIEMEAKEEGSRKARKILALAIQRYSGDYVNEQTVTAVTLPSEDMKGRIIGREGRNIRALEAATGVDLIIDDTPETVVLSAYSPLRREVAKQALERLIHDGRIHPARIEDIVNKVEQEMDVKLREIGEQATFDVGVHGIHPEIVKLIGQLQYRTSFSQNVLQHSLEVAFLCGIMAAELGMDEKIAKRAGLLHDIGKAVDHEIEGPHAVIGADLAKKHGESKEIIHAIQAHHEDIPPKSVLATLVQAADSLSGARPGARKELLENYVKRLEELENVATGFDGVSKAYAIQAGREIRVMVDAEKVSDDNTHMLCKDIATKIENNMTYPGQIRVTVIRERRSVGYAK; encoded by the coding sequence ATGTTTGGGGATTTTTTTCTAATTTTATTTGGAATCGCCCTTGGTGCCGCAGGCGGATACGCCTTGCACAGGTACGTGAATTCCAAGCGTCTGGCTGATTCACAGGGGTTGGCTGACCGGATTGTTCAGGAAGCCCGTAAAGAAGCTGAAGCGATGAAAAAGGAAATCAAGCTTCAGGGTCAGGATGAAGTATATGCTCTGAAAAAAGAGCAGGAGAATGAGTATAAAGAAATGGAGCGCGGCCTGAAACGTCAGGAAGAACGCCTCCAGGAAAAAGAAGAGCGTCTTGAGAATAAACTTGAGAAAGTAGCAAGTAAGGAGTCCGAAGTTTTGGCTCTTGAAAAGCGCATGATCAAGCAGGAAAAGAAGCTCGAAGGTCTTCGCGAAGATCTTGAAAAAAGAAAAGATGAGCATGAACGCAGACTGCAGGAAGTCTCCGGACTGACCGCAGAAGAAGCTCGTGAAAAGCTCATGACCGAAATAGAAAGCCGTACTCGTCATGAAGCTGCCAAGATGGTTCGTTCCATCGAAATGGAAGCCAAGGAAGAGGGATCCCGCAAAGCCCGTAAAATTCTGGCTCTTGCAATCCAGCGTTACTCCGGCGACTACGTTAATGAACAGACAGTTACCGCGGTGACACTGCCCTCCGAAGATATGAAGGGTCGCATTATCGGACGTGAAGGCCGCAACATCCGCGCTCTTGAAGCTGCGACCGGTGTTGACCTGATCATTGATGATACACCTGAAACTGTGGTCCTTTCCGCTTACAGTCCGCTGCGCCGCGAAGTCGCCAAGCAGGCTCTTGAGCGTTTGATCCACGATGGTCGCATCCATCCCGCCCGTATTGAAGACATAGTCAATAAGGTTGAGCAGGAAATGGATGTCAAACTGCGTGAGATAGGTGAGCAGGCAACCTTTGATGTCGGCGTACACGGTATCCATCCCGAAATCGTCAAACTCATCGGTCAATTGCAGTACCGTACCAGTTTCTCTCAGAACGTGCTTCAGCATTCCCTTGAGGTTGCTTTCCTCTGTGGAATCATGGCGGCTGAACTGGGCATGGACGAAAAAATCGCAAAACGTGCCGGTCTGCTGCATGATATAGGTAAGGCCGTTGACCACGAAATCGAAGGCCCCCACGCGGTTATCGGTGCTGATCTGGCCAAGAAGCATGGTGAATCCAAAGAGATTATCCATGCCATTCAGGCTCACCACGAAGATATTCCGCCCAAATCCGTACTGGCAACTCTGGTTCAGGCTGCGGACTCACTGTCCGGTGCCCGTCCCGGAGCGCGTAAGGAACTGCTGGAAAACTACGTTAAGCGTCTTGAAGAGCTTGAAAACGTTGCCACCGGTTTTGACGGCGTTTCCAAGGCCTACGCCATTCAGGCCGGTCGTGAAATCAGGGTTATGGTTGATGCTGAAAAAGTATCTGACGATAATACCCATATGCTCTGTAAGGACATTGCCACCAAGATTGAAAACAACATGACTTATCCGGGGCAGATTCGCGTGACCGTTATACGCGAACGGCGCTCGGTGGGTTATGCTAAGTAA